Sequence from the Bacillus sp. BGMRC 2118 genome:
TATGATCAAATGACAAATATTCCAGGTTTATTTGCTGCTGGTGAATGTGATTACTCTATGCACGGTGCAAACCGCTTAGGAGCTAACTCATTATTATCTGCTATTTATGGCGGAATGGTAGCTGGACCAAATGCTGTTAAGTATATCAAGGGCTTAAGTAAGTCTGCGGAAGACATTAGCTCAAGCGTATTTGATCGTTACGTGAAGCAAGAAGAAGAACGTATCCAGAAGATTATGTCTATGGACGGCACTGAAAATGCTTATGTCATTCACAAAGAGCTTGGAGAATGGATGACTGACAACGTTACAGTTGTACGTACGAATGCGAAACTGTTAAAAACAGATGAAAAGATTCAAGAATTAATGGAGCGTTACCAAAACATTAATATTAATGATACGGCTAAATGGAGTAACCAAGGTGCATCCTTTACTCGTCAGTTAGATAATATGCTGCATTTAGCACGTGTAATTACGATTGGTGCATATAACCGTAATGAAAGCCGTGGGGCTCACTATAAGCCAGAATTCCCTGAGCGTAACGATGAGGAATTCTTAAAGACTACAATGGCTAAGTATACAGAAGAAGGTCCTCAGTTCCACTATGAGGATGTTGATACATCTCTAATCCAGCCGCGTAAGCGTGACTACTCTAAAAAGAAAGGGGAATAATCGAAAATGAGCGAGAAGAAAAAAGTCCGTTTTATTGTCACTCGTCAAGACAGCCCAGAAGCTGCCCCTTATGAAGAAACATTTGAACTAGATTATCGACCAAACATGAACGTAATTTCTGCACTTATGGAAATTCGTAGAAATCCAGTAGATATAAATGGTAAAGAAACAGCACCTATTACGTGGGATATGAACTGTTTAGAAGAAGTTTGTGGTGCTTGTTCAATGGTTATTAATGGCAAGCCAAGACAATCTTGTTCAGCACTAGTTGACCAATTAGAACAGCCAATTCGTTTAGAGCCGATGAGAACATTCCCGGTTGTACGTGACCTTCAAGTTGACCGTAGCCGCATGTTCGACTCACTTAAGAAGGTTAAAGCTTGGATTCCAATTGATGGAACATACGATTTAGGACCTGGTCCACGTATGCCTGAAAAGAAGCGACAGTGGGCTTACGAATTATCAAAATGTATGACTTGTGGTGTTTGCCTTGAGGCATGTCCAAATGTGAACAGTAATTCTGATTTCATTGGACCTGCTCCATTATCTCAAGTTCGTTTATTTAATGCACACCCAACAGGTGCGATGAATAAATCAGAACGATTAGATTCGATTATGGGTGATGGCGGACTTGCAAACTGTGGTAATTCACAAAACTGTGTACAATCATGTCCGAAGGGAATACCTTTAACAACATCGATTGCTGCATTAAACCGTGATACAACTGTACAAATGTTTAGAAACTTCTTCGGAAGTGACGAAGTTTAATTAGAAGTTATGAAGTTACTTTTCAATTAAACTAGGGTAGCCTCTTCATAATCTTATGAAGAGGCTATTTTATTCTGCTAAATAAAATGTAAAAGGGAATAGATGAAACAGGAGGGAATTTACATGGTAAAAGCAGCTTACATTGATCATTTTGAAACGTGGCAAGAAGGATTTATTTTTTCACACCCCATCAAAGTTCGTTTTAGTGAAACCGATATGTTCGGACATGTCAACAATACAGTGGTATTTACATACTTTGAAGAAGCACGTATAGAATTTTTTAAATCTTTAGGATTAATGCAATATTGGATTAAGAAAGACAGTGATTTAATACCAGTTGTTGCAGATTTGCAGTGTGACTATTTAGCACAAACGTATTTTGATGAAAAATTAGAAGTGAAAGTAAAGGTAAATAAACTGGGTTCCTCATCTGTAGATGTTCATTATCTTGTACAAAAAGAAAATGGCAAACCAGCATTTGTAGGTCGAGGAGCAATTGTACAAATATCTAAAAAGACAGGTAAGCCTGTAGGGTGGAATGAAGAGTGGAGAGCTAGTTTACTCACTATGATAGGTAAAGCAAATAATTTCGTAAAATAGATTCTCTAGAATATGTACTCAAAAACAAAAAAATGTAAGTAACAGTAATCCCTTATCTGGCATAGTATATGGTGACTAAATATATACCCATCCTATTTCTAGCTCGCACCTTGGCAAGGAGGGTCACAACAATTGAAGGAGAAAGATTTTCAACCAAAGCCATTGCTAACAAAACGAGAAAGGGAAGTATTTGAATTGTTAGTTCAAGATAAGACAACAAAAGAAATTGCTGGAGAGTTGTTTATCAGTGAAAAGACAGTTCGAAATCATATTTCCAATGCTATGCAAAAGCTTGGAGTTAAGGGGCGTTCACAAGCGGTTGTAGAGCTCCTACGTATGGGAGAACTAGAGCTTTAACATGTAACCGGCTTCCTGCACTTTGGGAAGCCGGTTTATTACATAATTGTTTCTGTGGTGATGAAACTAGCATTCATTATTCTTTAAACTTTCCATGAGTCGAAATGGATGAAAGCATTAGTCAAAACCCGATTTTTCTTGAAATTTTGGAGAAAAAAGTAGAAAATAGTAGTAATAGGCATAAAAATGTCGTTATCGGATCGGCCAATTGTGTAAAAGGACAGTATTCTAATTGGCTGTTAACTATGAGGGGGAGAATGTTATGAGGCAAGACCAACCTGTTGGAATTGAAAAGGTTGATTCTACTGTAGCAGATACGGAAAAGTCGCTACGATATATATCTGGCATTATTAAACAAAAAGGGAGAGAGATGTTAAATCAATATACGATTACTCCTCCGCAATTTGTTGCCCTTCAATGGCTATTAGAAAATGGAGATATGACGATTGGTGAATTATCAAATAAGATGTATTTAGCATTTAGCACAACAACTGATTTAATTGATCGAATGGAGAAAAATGAGTTAGTAGTTCGTGTTAAAGATGAAAATGATCGTCGTGTTGTAAGGATACATCTATTGTCTGAAGGTGAACGAATCATTGAAGAAGTAATCCACAAGCGTCAAAAGTATTTAGAAGAAATCCTTTCTGCATTTTCACAAGAAGAAATCATCATGCTAGAAAAACTACTAGGGAAATTACATCAAGAAATGAAAGAATGAGGAGATTTTCATGGATAAACCAATTGGGGTTATAGATTCAGGAGTTGGTGGTCTAACAGTTGCAAAGGAAATTATGAGGCAATTACCGAAAGAGCAAATCTTATACTTAGGTGACACAGCTCGATGTCCATATGGTCCAAGACCTCTTGAAGAAGTAAAGCGATTTACATGGGAAATGACCAACTACCTGCTTCAATATGATATTAAGATGCTAGTCATTGCTTGTAATACTGCTACTGCTGCTGTATTAGAAGATATAAGACAAACTCTGAAAATACCTGTTATCGGCGTTGTTCAACCGGGTGCCCGGGCTGCAGTTAAAGTAACGGAAAATAAACAAATTGGGGTAATTGGCACGGTTGGAACCATTCAGAGTAAGGCATATGATAATGCGCTACATTCTATTAATAACCAATTGAATGTAACTGGACTTGCTTGTCCTAAATTTGTCCCAATTGTAGAATCTGGTGATTATGATTCAGTAGAAGCCTATGATGTTGTTCGAGAACAACTGAAGCCGCTTGAAGGTATCGATATAGATACGCTGATACTGGGCTGTACTCATTATCCGCTGTTAACCCCAATTATCCAGGAAATCATGGGAAACAGTGTAGAATTAATATCATCAGGAGAAGAAACAGCCAGGGAAGTAAGTACCATCCTCTATCACAGTCGCCTACTCAAAAATAAAGGCGAACAAAAGGAACATCTATTCTTCACAACTGGCACAAAAGAGGCATTCCAAAAAGTAGCAAACAAACTATTTCAACAAAACATAGATAAAATAGAAGTGATAAAACTAACGTGATACAGAAGTATCACGTTTTTTGGTGCCAGTCACTTGTCGAATAATCTTTATTTTGTGTAAAAGCGCCAAAGTTTTAGAAAAGAGTCATAATTAACGAACTGATCCTTATACTGTCCCTCCTAAAAAATAAATAATAGATAACAAAAAAAATCATGACAAGCCGGTCTAAATTATAAATATGGCTCGTATACATGTTAGTACAAACTATCTTAGGAGGGATTTGGGAATGCCTAAATTACCAAAAGTTAAAATTGCTACAACAGTTATCGCATCAAGTGTATTACTTTCTGGTTGTGGATTATTTGGTGGAGAGCAAGTGATGAAAGAAATTGATCCGCCACAGGATGTAAATATGGTTGATGATCAAGCAAAGCTAGATGAGGGGAAAAATGCAGAAGGAAAAGTCAAAAAGGAAGAAGCGACGAAAGATACAGTTACGCGTGAGCTTTATCTTGTTGATAAAAATGGTTATGTTGTACCACAAACTTTCGAGTTACCAAAAGAAAATAGTGCTGCTCAACAAGTACTAGAGTATTTGGTAGAAGGTGGTCCGGTAACGAATATGCTTCCAGAGGGCTTTAAAGCTGTTCTGCCTCCTGATACGCAAATGACTACTAACTTATTAAAAGATGGTACGTTAGAAGTCGACTTTTCAAATGAATTTACTGAGTATAAAGCAGAAAATGAGCAGAAGATATTACAAGCGTTAACATGGACGCTCACACAGTTTGATACAATCAAAAAGGTTAATATCAAGGTAAATGGCCACGAACAAAATGTGATGCCTGTTAACAAAACACCAATTAATGATGGACTGACTCGTGCAGATGGAATCAATGTTGATAACTCTGACGTTGTAGACGTAATGAACAGCGAACTGGTTACACTGTATTTCTTAGCACAAGAAGGCGAAAATACTTACTATGTACCTGTTACAAAACGTGTACAACAAACAAGTGAAGATAAAATTGTAGCAACTGTTCAAGAATTAATTAAAGGACCAGGTTTAGTTGGCGGTCTGCTTTCAGAATTTAATTCTGAAGTGGAGCTACTTTCTGAACCAGATTATAAAAATGGTGTTGTAACACTGAACTTTAATGAGTCGATTTTAGGTAACCTTGAGGGGACATCGATCTCGAAGCATATTATTAACTCTCTAGTTTTATCCTTAACTGAGCAGCCTGGTGTTGAAAGTGTTGCATTACAAGTAAATGGAAAAGCAGACTTAAAGGCTGACTCTGGTGAAGAATTAACAAAGCCGGTAACAAGACCACAGACGGTAAATACTGGAGAATTTTAATAGCTATTAAGTTGGCTTATCTATAACAAATAACATATACTAATAAAAGAGGTAGGCAGTAATATGCCACCTCTTTTATTCATGTTACTGACATGACAACATACAAGTATACATAAAAATATGGCTATACTACATGGGTAATCATGAGACTTTAGGAGGACATATAAAAATGCGAGTAGATGGAAGAGAACAAGCACAATTAAGAGAAATACATATTGAAAAAGATTATATAAAGCATGCAGAAGGTTCAGTACTTATATCTGTTGGTGATACAAAAGTCATATGTACGGCCAGCATTGAGGATAAAGTACCCCCATTTATGAGAGGTGGAGGAAAAGGCTGGATTACAGCTGAATACTCCATGCTTCCTAGAGCAACAGAGCAAAGAAATATACGAGAATCGAGTAAAGGAAAAGTAACAGGACGTACAATGGAGATTCAACGTTTAATTGGCCGGGCCCTTCGTTCTGTTGTGCAGCTTGAAAAACTAGGCGAACGCACTGTTTGGATTGACTGTGATGTCATTCAGGCAGATGGCGGTACACGAACAGCATCCATAACAGGAGCTTATGTGGCAATGGTTCTTGCTTTTTCAAAGCTTATTGAGAGAAGGGCTATCTCAGCATACCCTGTTAAAGATTTCTTAGCTGCAACTTCAGTTGGTGTTGATCCTGAGCGTGGGCCAATTCTAGATTTAAATTATATCGAGGATTCAAGTGCTAATGTAGATATGAATGTAGTGATGACCGGAAAAGGTGAATTCGTTGAGCTTCAAGGAACGGGAGAAGAAGCTACATTCTCTAGAACTCAGCTAAATGAACTGTTAGAACTGGCTGAAAAAGGGATACAAGACTTAATTCATCATCAAATGGAGGCATTAGGAGAAGACATTAGCAACGCAATTTTAAAATAGAAGTAGGGAATAAAATGAAACGAATAATTATTGCAACGAAGAACAAAGGAAAAGTAAAGGATTTTGAGGTGCTATTCAAAACTAAAGGCTAT
This genomic interval carries:
- the racE gene encoding glutamate racemase; this encodes MDKPIGVIDSGVGGLTVAKEIMRQLPKEQILYLGDTARCPYGPRPLEEVKRFTWEMTNYLLQYDIKMLVIACNTATAAVLEDIRQTLKIPVIGVVQPGARAAVKVTENKQIGVIGTVGTIQSKAYDNALHSINNQLNVTGLACPKFVPIVESGDYDSVEAYDVVREQLKPLEGIDIDTLILGCTHYPLLTPIIQEIMGNSVELISSGEETAREVSTILYHSRLLKNKGEQKEHLFFTTGTKEAFQKVANKLFQQNIDKIEVIKLT
- the gerE gene encoding spore germination protein GerE; the protein is MKEKDFQPKPLLTKREREVFELLVQDKTTKEIAGELFISEKTVRNHISNAMQKLGVKGRSQAVVELLRMGELEL
- the sdhB gene encoding succinate dehydrogenase iron-sulfur subunit, producing MSEKKKVRFIVTRQDSPEAAPYEETFELDYRPNMNVISALMEIRRNPVDINGKETAPITWDMNCLEEVCGACSMVINGKPRQSCSALVDQLEQPIRLEPMRTFPVVRDLQVDRSRMFDSLKKVKAWIPIDGTYDLGPGPRMPEKKRQWAYELSKCMTCGVCLEACPNVNSNSDFIGPAPLSQVRLFNAHPTGAMNKSERLDSIMGDGGLANCGNSQNCVQSCPKGIPLTTSIAALNRDTTVQMFRNFFGSDEV
- the rph gene encoding ribonuclease PH — translated: MRVDGREQAQLREIHIEKDYIKHAEGSVLISVGDTKVICTASIEDKVPPFMRGGGKGWITAEYSMLPRATEQRNIRESSKGKVTGRTMEIQRLIGRALRSVVQLEKLGERTVWIDCDVIQADGGTRTASITGAYVAMVLAFSKLIERRAISAYPVKDFLAATSVGVDPERGPILDLNYIEDSSANVDMNVVMTGKGEFVELQGTGEEATFSRTQLNELLELAEKGIQDLIHHQMEALGEDISNAILK
- a CDS encoding sporulation protein, yielding MPKLPKVKIATTVIASSVLLSGCGLFGGEQVMKEIDPPQDVNMVDDQAKLDEGKNAEGKVKKEEATKDTVTRELYLVDKNGYVVPQTFELPKENSAAQQVLEYLVEGGPVTNMLPEGFKAVLPPDTQMTTNLLKDGTLEVDFSNEFTEYKAENEQKILQALTWTLTQFDTIKKVNIKVNGHEQNVMPVNKTPINDGLTRADGINVDNSDVVDVMNSELVTLYFLAQEGENTYYVPVTKRVQQTSEDKIVATVQELIKGPGLVGGLLSEFNSEVELLSEPDYKNGVVTLNFNESILGNLEGTSISKHIINSLVLSLTEQPGVESVALQVNGKADLKADSGEELTKPVTRPQTVNTGEF
- a CDS encoding MarR family transcriptional regulator, with the translated sequence MRQDQPVGIEKVDSTVADTEKSLRYISGIIKQKGREMLNQYTITPPQFVALQWLLENGDMTIGELSNKMYLAFSTTTDLIDRMEKNELVVRVKDENDRRVVRIHLLSEGERIIEEVIHKRQKYLEEILSAFSQEEIIMLEKLLGKLHQEMKE
- a CDS encoding acyl-CoA thioesterase, which translates into the protein MVKAAYIDHFETWQEGFIFSHPIKVRFSETDMFGHVNNTVVFTYFEEARIEFFKSLGLMQYWIKKDSDLIPVVADLQCDYLAQTYFDEKLEVKVKVNKLGSSSVDVHYLVQKENGKPAFVGRGAIVQISKKTGKPVGWNEEWRASLLTMIGKANNFVK